In the Candidatus Electrothrix rattekaaiensis genome, one interval contains:
- a CDS encoding DUF362 domain-containing protein: MLKISPVALTACSGYDKQALSQALDRVLTTLELPTNLHSSDVLLKPNLISAKAGPLACTEGALILTVARRFLDQGARVGIGDSPAFGTAASVLKNLHLLDELAHLGVQIRSFKQGIPTELPGGGQAVLARAALECDLLVNMPRVKAHVQARLTMAVKNYFGCLVGLRKAWWHMAYGGNTPCTEKRFFDRLIRIPAALPASLSLIDGIVAMHRSGPMNGTPYPLSILAASTNAVAADRAFHAVLRVDPQDSPVMAACQRANMDGAALAQLSFPLARPEDLQIDDFQVPGILNPVRFNPFRFLKSSIRRVFMNNDRLLEKNDHK; the protein is encoded by the coding sequence ATGTTGAAAATTTCCCCGGTCGCGCTCACAGCCTGTTCCGGTTATGATAAGCAGGCCCTTTCCCAAGCCCTTGACCGAGTTCTGACGACGCTTGAACTGCCGACCAACCTTCACTCCTCTGACGTGCTGCTGAAGCCGAACCTGATCAGTGCCAAGGCAGGACCGCTTGCCTGTACAGAAGGTGCCCTAATCTTGACTGTCGCTCGTCGGTTCCTTGACCAAGGTGCTCGGGTCGGCATTGGAGATTCACCGGCCTTTGGCACAGCAGCCTCAGTCCTTAAAAATCTTCACCTGCTTGACGAGCTGGCACACCTCGGTGTTCAGATTCGTTCGTTCAAACAAGGTATACCCACCGAACTTCCCGGCGGCGGACAGGCGGTCCTAGCCCGCGCCGCTTTGGAATGCGACCTGCTCGTTAATATGCCCCGAGTCAAGGCCCATGTTCAGGCTCGACTGACCATGGCCGTAAAAAACTATTTCGGCTGCCTTGTCGGCTTACGCAAGGCCTGGTGGCATATGGCCTATGGCGGAAACACGCCCTGTACAGAAAAAAGATTCTTTGACCGCCTTATCCGCATTCCGGCAGCCCTTCCCGCTTCGCTCAGTCTTATTGACGGCATTGTCGCCATGCACAGGAGCGGCCCCATGAACGGCACGCCCTACCCTTTATCAATCCTTGCGGCCTCGACCAATGCTGTGGCGGCGGACAGGGCTTTTCATGCCGTCCTTCGCGTTGATCCCCAGGATAGCCCGGTAATGGCAGCCTGCCAACGTGCCAATATGGATGGAGCAGCTCTTGCACAGCTGTCCTTTCCCTTAGCCAGACCGGAAGATCTTCAGATTGATGATTTTCAGGTTCCCGGCATCCTCAACCCTGTTCGCTTTAATCCCTTCCGTTTTTTGAAAAGCAGCATCCGCAGGGTTTTCATGAACAACGACAGGTTATTAGAAAAAAATGACCACAAGTGA